From a region of the Campylobacter sp. CNRCH_2014_0184h genome:
- the thiF gene encoding thiamine biosynthesis protein ThiF translates to MMRIKFNGSMINTHFKNTLEFFQSVSKNENDVWIVNGFATKESLDLKENDELFCIEKNTLPPYEALDAMMRARHTPKLHDKLKKASVAVCGLGGLGSHIAINLARSGVGKLHLIDFDVVEPSNLNRQAYMVEDLGKFKAEALKDQITKINPFIEVFAQFLKIEKENIAELFTNDDIVCEAFDSAKYKALLAQNFHQHYPQKTLICASGLAGYGDSNSIQTRKIAKNFYVCGDLKNEAKVGNGLMAPRVNICAGHQANLVLELLASE, encoded by the coding sequence TTGATGAGAATTAAATTTAATGGTAGTATGATAAACACGCATTTTAAAAACACTTTGGAATTTTTTCAAAGTGTGAGTAAAAATGAAAATGATGTATGGATAGTCAATGGTTTTGCAACAAAAGAAAGTTTGGATCTAAAAGAAAATGATGAGCTTTTTTGTATAGAAAAAAATACTTTACCACCATATGAAGCTCTTGATGCTATGATGAGGGCAAGACATACTCCAAAACTTCATGATAAGCTTAAAAAGGCAAGTGTGGCAGTGTGTGGGCTTGGTGGACTTGGCTCGCATATAGCTATAAATTTAGCAAGAAGTGGGGTTGGTAAGCTTCATTTGATTGATTTTGATGTGGTTGAGCCAAGTAATCTTAACCGTCAAGCTTATATGGTGGAAGATTTGGGTAAATTTAAGGCTGAAGCTTTAAAAGATCAAATCACTAAAATTAATCCTTTTATAGAAGTATTTGCACAATTTTTAAAAATAGAAAAAGAAAATATAGCCGAACTTTTTACAAATGATGATATTGTTTGTGAAGCCTTTGATAGTGCAAAATATAAAGCTCTTTTAGCACAAAATTTTCACCAACATTATCCTCAAAAAACATTAATTTGTGCTTCTGGTTTAGCAGGATATGGCGATAGCAACAGTATACAAACAAGAAAAATTGCAAAAAACTTTTATGTTTGTGGTGATTTAAAAAACGAGGCAAAGGTAGGCAATGGACTTATGGCACCGCGTGTAAATATTTGCGCAGGACATCAAGCAAATTTAGTTTTAGAACTTTTAGCGAGCGAGTAA
- a CDS encoding thiazole synthase → MEKLKIGKYEFNSRFILGSGKFSFELIKSAIEEAKVEIITLALRRVNDKGIENILDFIPKHIKLLPNTSGARNANEALRIARLARELGCGDMIKVEVISDSKYLLPDNYESIRAVELLANEGFTPLVYMYPDLYAARAMANAGAAAIMPLGAPIGSNKGLKTKEFIQILLNEISLPIIVDAGIGNPAQACEAMQMGVSAVMANTAIAQAKDVAKMAKAFALAIEAGYNAYLAGIAIESTPSASSPLSGFLRD, encoded by the coding sequence ATGGAAAAATTAAAAATAGGAAAATATGAGTTTAATTCTAGGTTTATTTTAGGTTCTGGGAAATTTTCTTTTGAGCTTATAAAATCAGCCATTGAAGAAGCAAAAGTTGAGATTATCACCTTAGCTTTGCGTAGGGTAAATGATAAAGGCATAGAAAATATACTTGATTTTATCCCAAAGCATATTAAGCTTTTACCAAATACTTCAGGTGCAAGAAATGCTAATGAGGCATTGCGTATAGCAAGACTTGCAAGAGAGCTTGGTTGTGGAGATATGATTAAGGTTGAAGTAATTAGCGATAGTAAATATTTATTACCGGATAATTATGAAAGTATAAGAGCAGTAGAACTTTTAGCAAATGAGGGTTTTACACCTTTAGTTTATATGTATCCTGATTTATATGCAGCACGTGCTATGGCTAATGCAGGAGCCGCTGCTATAATGCCTCTTGGAGCTCCTATAGGAAGCAATAAAGGCTTAAAAACTAAAGAATTTATACAAATTTTACTTAATGAAATTAGCTTACCTATTATAGTAGATGCAGGTATAGGAAATCCAGCACAAGCTTGTGAAGCCATGCAAATGGGAGTAAGTGCAGTGATGGCAAATACCGCCATAGCTCAAGCTAAAGATGTAGCAAAAATGGCAAAGGCTTTTGCTTTGGCTATAGAGGCAGGATATAATGCGTATTTAGCAGGTATAGCAATTGAAAGTACGCCAAGTGCAAGCTCGCCTTTGAGTGGTTTTTTAAGAGATTAA